Sequence from the [Bacteroides] pectinophilus genome:
TGCTTGAAAACTGCCATGTATATCAGGAGATTTACTACTCACAGTTTCCTAAGGAGGTGGCAGAATAATGAGCATGGAAAATAAATCATCGCAGACAGCTACACTTCTTAAGGTTCTGTCATATATTAAAAAATATAAGCTGTACATTATTCTTTCTCTTGTAACAGCCGCCGTAACCGTTGCTTCATCACTGTACATTCCCATTCTTACAGGTGATGCAATTGATTATATTATAGGTCCGGGAAAAGTCGATTACAGCGCAATACTTAAGATTATAATTGAAGCATGCGTTGTAATGGGCATAACAGCCATTTCACAGTGGATAATGAATACCTGTAACAACAGGATAACATTTCATGTAGTACGTGATATAAGAGATGAAGCATTCAAAAAAATCGAGATTCTTCCTCTCAAATATATTGACGCCAATTCATATGGTGATATTGTAAGCCGTGTCATTGCCGATACCGATCAGTTTGCAGATGGTCTTCTCATGGGATTTACACAGCTTTTCACAGGTGTTCTTACAATTGTAGGTACACTCGGATTTATGCTTTCAATCAATGCCGGAATAACATTAATAGTTGTTCTTATTACTCCTCTTTCACTGTTTGTGGCAAGCTTTATTGCCAAGCACACATTTTCAATGTTCAAACTTCAGTCGCAGACAAGAGGTGAGCAGACGGCACTTATTGATGAGATGATCGGTAACCAGAAGGTTGTTCAGGCATTTGGATATCAGGATGATTCACTTGCACGCTTTGATGTGATTAATGATAAGCTCCAGCACTATTCTCTGCGTGCCATATTTTTCTCATCAATCACCAATCCTGCAACAAGATTTGTAAACAGCCTTGTATATGCGGGTGTGGGAATATTCGGTGCATTCTTTGCAATCAACGGAAGGCTTACTGTAGGACAGCTTTCATGCTTCTTAAGCTATGCCAACCAGTACACAAAGCCATTTAACGAAATCTCAGGTGTCATTACGGAGATTCAGAATGCAATTGCATGTGCCGCAAGAATATTTGAGCTTATCGAAGAAGAACCACAGATACCTGACAGTGACAACGCCATAACAATGCCTGCCGTCAAAGGCAACATTGACATCGAACATGTATATTTTTCATATGTTCCCGACCGTCCGCTCATTGAGGACTTCAACCTTAAAGTTAAGCCGGGCCAGCGCGTTGCAATAGTAGGTCCTACCGGCTGTGGTAAGACAACTCTTATTAATCTGCTTATGCGCTTCTACGATGTAAACAGCGGAACAATATCTGTTGACGGAACATCGATAATGAATATGACACGTCATTCACTTCGCCAGAACATCGGCATGGTTCTTCAGGACACATGGCTTAAGGCAGGTACTATCCGTGATAACATAGTTATGGGTAAGCCTGATGCCACAGACGATGAGGTTATTGCCGCTGCAAAGGCTTCGCATGCTGACAGTTTCATAAAGCGTCTTCCTGACGGCTACAACACATGGATTACTGAGGATGGCGGAAGCCTTTCACAGGGACAAAAGCAGCTTCTGTGCATCACACGTGTCATGCTCTGCCTGCCGCCTATGCTTATTCTTGACGAGGCTACTTCATCTATTGATACAAGAACTGAGCTTAAGATACAGCACGCATTTGCACAGATGATGCAGGGCAGGACAAGCTTTATCGTTGCACACCGTCTGTCGACAATCCGTGAGGCTGACATAATCCTTGTTATGAAGGACGGAAAGATTATTGAGCAGGGCAGGCACGAAGAGCTTCTTGCAAAGGGCGGCTTCTACGCTACACTTTACAACAGCCAGTTTGTTCAGGTAAAACAGTCTTAAAGCAGCAATCAAATGTATAATAAATTCTATAGAGCATAAAATAAAATCTCCGGTGCCGGGACATTATCAGTTCCGGCACCGGAGATTTTGTTATCATATTATCAGAAACACTTTACATGCTAATTCATGTACTGCGCCCACTTAATCTTGCTTTCATCTATTCTCATGTTATATTCATCACCGATTACGTAGTCAGGGATTCCATTATTGGTTGTTGCCAGAAAATCCTTAAATGCCTCTATGTCTATATTCCCACCAAGATAGTCCTGCCAGAAATTCTCATTGGCTGCAAAAAGATAATTATCCATCTCTTCCGATGCCCAGTCAATAATATCCATAGCTTGTCTGTACTGAATAGAATTGGCAAATAAAAGTTCCCAGTCATACTCTTCGGAATCCTGTGAAATACATCTGATTCCATCCTCGCTGACCGCCGTTATATACATTCTCGGAACAGCTCCCAACATAGCATCCTCCGGTGATACAGGGTATACTGCCTTCAAAAGCTCTGACGTAAGTAATGTAAGCTTTCTGTCATCTTCCTGCTTCTGAAGTAATTCCTTAAGTATCTTTTCGTTCAGTTCCTTTGACAGCTTTCTTGACTCATCAGCCTCTTCCTTAAGCTTATTGCCCTGCTCTTTGACCGCTTTCTTTATATCATCCTGAGCACTGTCAAAGTTCTCCAACAGCCTGTCCCACTGTCGGTCAGTAAAAGTCTGGCTGCCGGTCTGAAAAGAAGGCTCTGCCGTGCCATTATCTATATCATCGCGCATCTTCTCCTTATAAAGGCTGATAAATTCCATGTAATCCTTATTCTTCAATGCCGCCTTCATATGGTCTGATGCAGTATTAGCGTCTGTTATTGTGCCGATTCCTGTTGCGGCATTAGTACCGGCTTTGCTGTCTACACTGCTGATTGCCATATATTCTGTCCCTCCGTTCACAATGGTATATATTAATATATCGGCAGCCAATTAAAAAATATTACTTCTTTTCTTCAAGGTAATCAATATCTTCCCATGTAATGTGAATATCCAATGCTCCTATCAAAGAAATTAATTCCAAGATTCAACGAATGCTTTATTACAGCTTCAACATAAAAAATCCCCTGAAGAATTACATTCTAATTAAAGGAAATGCAACTCCACAGGGGACATCTTAAAAATCGTCGTGACAGATTATTTTTCTGCTCTTGCCGTGAGCTTACCATCCTCTACATCTATGAGGATTACGCTCTGCGCATCAATGTTGCCTGCCAGAATAAGCTTTGCTGCAAGTGTCTCGACTGTCTTCTGTACATATCTCTTAAGAGGTCTTGCACCATACATTGGATCAAATCCATTATCAACAATAAAGTCTCTTGCTGCATCCGTAAGCTTAACAGTCAGCTCCTTATCCGCCAGTCTCTTGTTGACATCCTTAATAAGCAGATCAATAATCGAAGAAATGTTACTCTTGGTAAGAGGCTTAAACATTATAATCTCATCAAGCCTGTTAAGGAATTCAGGTCTGAAATGATTACGAAGATCTCCCATTACGGCATTCTCCGCATCACTGCTTATATTGCCATCCGCATCAATACCGTCAAGCAGGTACTGCGAGCCTATATTAGACGTCATAATTATGATTGTATTCTTAAAGTCAACCGTACGTCCCTGCGAATCAGTTATACGTCCGTCATCAAGCACCTGAAGAAGTACATTAAATACATCCGGATGTGCCTTTTCAACCTCATCAAACAGGACTACTGAATATGGCTTACGGCGCACAGCCTCTGTAAGCTGACCGCCCTCATCATATCCTACATATCCCGGAGGCGCTCCTATAAGACGTGACACTGAGTATTTCTCCATATACTCACTCATATCAAGACGTACAATGTTGCTCTCATCATCAAACAGACTCTCTGCAAGTGCCTTGGCAAGTTCTGTCTTACCTACACCTGTAGGTCCGAGGAACAGAAATGAGCCAATTGGCTTTGTAGGATCCTTAATACCTGCCTTAGAACGGATTATCGCTTCCGTCACCTTAGTAACGCCCTCATCCTGTCCTACAACTCTTCTGTGGAGCAATTCATCAAGCTTAAGTGTCTTCTGGCGTTCTGTCTCACTGAGTCTTGCTACAGGTATGCCGGTCCATCTGGATACAATCTTGGCAATCTCATCCTCTGTAACACTCTCATGTATAAGCTGCATGTCCTTTGAATGAGCCTTTTCCTCAGCCTCATTCAGCTGCTTTGTAAGCTCCGGCAGTCTGCCATACTGCAGTTCTGCAGCTTTTTCAAGATTATAATCACTCTTTGCATTCTGAATCTCCTGATTGACATGGTCAATCTCTTCCTTCAGTTTGCTTATCTTGTCAACAGAACTCTTCTCACTGTCCCACTTCTGCTTCTGCTGTGAGAATTCTTCGCGAAGCTGTGCCAGCTCTTTCTGAAGGCTATCGAGACGCTCACGGCTCAGGTTATCCTCTTCCTTCTTAAGCGCCTGCTCCTCAATCTCAAGCTGCATAATCTTACGCTGCATCTCGTCAAGCTCTGCCGGCATTGAATCAAGCTCTGTTTTAATCATTGCACATGCCTCATCTACGAGGTCGATTGCTTTGTCAGGAAGATATCTGTCTGAAATATATCTGTCTGACAATGTAGCTGCACTCACAAGTGCGCCATCAGTTATCTTCACGCCATGATATACTTCATATCTGTCCTTAAGTCCACGAAGTATTGAGATTGTATCCTCAACAGAAGGCTCATCAACCATTACAGGCTGGAAACGCCTTTCGAGTGCCGGATCCTTCTCAATATATTCTCTGTGTTCATCAAGAGTTGTTGCACCGATACAATGCAGTTCACCTCTTGCAAGCATAGGTTTCAGCATATTGCCTGCATCCATTGCACCCTCAGTCTTACCTGCGCCTACTATTGTATGAATCTCATCAATGAAAAGAATTATCTGACCTTCACTCTTCTTAACTTCGTCAAGCACAGCCTTAAGACGCTCTTCAAATTCACCACGATACTTGGCACCTGCAACAAGTGCACCCATATCAAGTGCAAAAAGCTTCTTATCCTTAAGTCCTTCAGGAACATCACCGCGTACTATACGCTGCGCAAGACCTTCTACAACTGCTGTCTTACCTACACCGGGCTCACCAATGAGAACCGGATTATTCTTTGTCTTACGTGACAGGATTCTTATGACATTACGAATCTCGTTGTCTCGTCCGATAACAGGATCCATCTTGCCATCCCTTGCTTTCTCGACAAGATCCTGACCATATTTCTTAAGTGTATCATATGTTGCTTCAGGATTATCTGTTGTAACTTTCTGATTACCTCTTACTGTTGAAAGCGCCTTAAGGAATCCATCCTTCGTTACATTGTAGCGCTTGAACAGTTCCTTCACATCTCTGTTAGGCTCATTAAGCAATGCTATAAACAGATGCTCAACAGACACATATGAATCGCCCATCTGCTTAGCAACATCCTCTGCGCTTATAAGTACTTTATTAAGTGCATTGCTTACATATACCTGACCTGCACCTGAGCCTGATACCTTTGGCTTCTTCTGTATAAGAGCTTCTACATCCCTTGTAAATGCATTGCGGTCAATTCCCATCTTCTCAATCAGTCCCGCAATCAGACTGTCCTCTATATTAAGAAGGCTGTAGAGAAAATGTTCCTGATCTATCTCCTGGTTGCCGTATTCATATGCAAGCTTCTCGCATCCCTGAACAGCTTCCATGGATTTCTGAGTAAATTTATTAATATTCATGGCACCCTCCTATAATGTTTCATTTGTTTTGTTTGTTCTATATGTTATATATCACAGAATATTATGGGTGTCAATATATTTTTTAAATTTTTTTGTACTTATTTTCTTTCCATATTTTTGCATCCGATAACCTGCAGTAAAGATTGTCATCTCCATCCTCTCTGCGGAGCATCCCACAAATGCGGCATAATTAGTGCTATACATATCCTTATGCTCAGAATCTGCCTCTGCCAGATTATCTGCTATCTGTGTTCCCGGCAATTTCTTTACCCCAGTCATACTCAGAGAAAATAGTTGTAACAACTTTTATCTTTTTATTATTGGAATTATCTGATGATAAACTGCCGCACACAGCAAGTCCGATGCTTGCCATGACAACAATTAAAAGAACTGATATATATTTTTTCATAAACAAAACCTTCTCTTTCCTGATTTTATATCTAAAAATAGGTACAAAAAAAGAAGGATACATCCATCCTGTTGATAAACGACATCCTTCTGTTTTAAGGTTTAAATCCATGATGTAATTTTATCTTGCCAACTATTTTAACGCAAGCCTCAATTGCCGGCACATCCATGCTTATCCTCTCCGCACTGATGCTCACCACATGTATGATCATGGTCATGATGTGTGCAATGTACATCCGGATTGTAATCCAATTGTCCGCTTATATATTTTTAACCGCTTCATCTGCATCTCCGCTTACACCACCAAGCAGCTGAATTCCTGCCTCAGCAAGTGCACTCTGGGCTCCGCCGCCAATACCACCGCATATAAGCACATCAGCTCCGGCGTTAGTCAGGAATGATGCTAATGCACCATGTCCCTGTCCATTGGTATCTACGACCTGTACCTTTTTAATTTCTCCATTTTCAACATCATATAACTTAAACTGTTCTGTATGTCCAAAATGTTGAAAAATCTTTCCATCTTCATAAGTTACCGCAATTCTCATCTGTTGTTCTCCTTTTCCTTCAAAGTTTCCGGCGGAAATGAACCTGCTCATTCTTATGCATGTCTGGTCACAGCAAAAATCATCCTTGCCTTTACAAAACCGATAGTTTCCTCCAATAATATTCAGTACCTTACCATGTACTATGCTGTATGCAAGCTTATAGCGGGCAGATTCATAGATCTCTGTAACTGTTGTTCTGGAAATTTCCATCTGCCGTGCGCATTGTTCATGCGTACATCTATCCAGGTCTATCAGGCGTATTGCCTCATATTCATCCACAGTCATATTAACCTGCCCATCTGTTGGTATTCCTTCCGGTCTGAAAATATCATAAGCAGGTTCTGAACATATTCTTCTGCATTTCGTTGGTCTAGCCATATTTCACTCATCCATTTCCGTCATATGTCAGTAATAATCATATTACATTCTTTTATGAGTTACAAGTACCTATTTAATTTAATAGCAATAAGACTACATCTTTCCGCCGTACACAGGGAACACTCCGCTCTCACCATAACTTTCAATCTTCTTGAAATTCTAAATATGCTGCAATCTTGCTCCTTCGCCAACTCAACGCTTATTGACAATTGTCAATATCTATTATCCTTCCTGTCTACGTCCTATCTCCTATAGATAATTATGGATTATTCATGATAAAATCACATACAATCCATAATTATCTTCTCACACCTGTCATATCCAATCTGTGAGCTGTTCAGGCACAACGTATAATTACTGGCTTTTCCCCATTTCTGCTCCGTGTAAAAATTATAATTTGTCATACGTCTTTTGTCTGTGTCCGCCATCATTTTGACAGCTTCCTTCTCCGCAACATTATATAAGTGTGTGATACGCTGTGTTTTTTCCGGCATATCCCCATGTATAAACACATTCAGCACGTCATTCCTGTCCCTTAAGATAAAATCTGCATTTCTTCCTATAATCACGCAGCTTTCCTTCTCAGCTATTTCTAAAATCACTTTTATTTGTGATTCATATACCATATCTTCTACTGATTTTCCTGTAATGTCGCGCCCGGAAAAAGCATACGCAAACAATCCTTTCTTTGGAGATAATTCAGCATTTTCCTGAATATATTCCGGTGATAATCCAGACTGTTCTGCAATCTGCCCAATGATTTCCCTGTCATAATATGCAATTCCTAATTTCTTTGCCACTTCTTCACCGATAAAACGTCCACCGCTTCCAAATTCCCTGCTGATTGTAATAATTCTCTTTGTCATAACCGTTTCCTCCTTAACTTAAACTTTCCACTTTGTTCTTTTTTATTTTCTTTAAAAACACATAGCCTACCTCACATGCAATAAGCTCAGTTATTGGGAATGCCCACCAGATCATTGAAACTCCCACCTGCCCGTTTCTTGCAAAAATAGAGAAAATACCTGCCAGCGGTAATATGATTACAAGCTGCCTGAGCAGTGAAATTACCAGTGATTCCATACCACCAGCTAATGCCTGATAAATACCCTGATATGCTACATTGATTCCGGCAAAAATAAAGCTGATTGAGATAATTCTCATTGCTCCGATAAAATATTCCCTTGACTGTCCTGCATTGAACAAAGTTGCAAAAGCTCCAGGGAAAATTTCTGTAATTGCCACACCAATAATCATAAGTGCAATCGTATAGAGCAATCCGTATTTGATTCCATCCTGAATCCTCTTTTTGCTATGCATTCCATATGCAAATGCAATAATCGGAGTGATTGCATCCCTAAGTCCAAAGGCTAGGAACAATACAAACTGCTGAACTTTATAGAACAATCCATATGCTGTCTGTGCAGAAGGACTGAATTTCAAAATCAGATTCATCACATATACCATGATAGACATAAGTGCCTGTGCAATAATTGCAGGAAGTCCAATTGCATATATTTCCTTGATTATTCCGCTATCCGGCTTCATATACTTTACATCATGTTCAAATTCCTTATTCAGTTTCATATGAAATACAAACAATAATATTGCAGACGCAACCTGTCCAATAACAGTTGCATATGCAGCTCCCTTCACTCCCATTTCAGGAACCGGTCCGATACCATAAATCATAATCGGATCTAGAATAATATTCACCACTGCACCTACAACCTGACCTATTGTAGAATATAGTGAACGTCCTGTTGCCTGTAAGAGTTTTTCAAATAATGAAAAGAAAATAATTCCAAATGAAATTACGCAGCATATTCTTAAGTAGTCTGTTCCCATTGCAACAACTTCCGGATCAATGGTCTGCGATGAAATATATGCTCTTACTCCCAAAATTCCAAACAACAGGCACACTGCATAAATAATCGCCCCAAGGAACAAACTGTTTCCTGCAACTTTTGCTGCTTTTTTACAATTTCCCTGTCCAAGTGTTCTTGCAAGAAGTGCATTGGTTCCCACACCGGTTCCGATTCCAACTGCTACCATGAGCATCTGAACCGGAAACACCAGTGTCAGCGCATTAAGTGCCGCCTCACTTCCTGATTTCATGTTTCCAACAAAGGCACTGTCTACAATGTTGTAAACCGCCTGCAATGCCATAGATAAGATCATCGGTATTCCCATCTGAACCATGAGCTTATTTACCGGCATCTCCTTCATCTTGTTACTTTCTGCCATTTTATAATCCTCCTTGTTTTGCGTAAAAAAAAGTGCGTACTTACCCCATAAGCCGGACTTACGCTGATAAGCTACACACTTTTAACTGCATTATATATTTTCATAATGTGCGACGTCAGGTGCACAAAAAAACGAGCAGCAAAACTGGATTTACGCTAGTCTGCTACTCGTTCGAAAGTTATTATATTTTACTTTTTTGAAAAAGTCAAACAAAAATTTTTAATAATTCCCAAGCCTGATTCCTTAGCTGCAAAACACCTTATTAAGCCCTGATAAGCCCCTTATTATTCCTGTAGAAAGCATCACAGCCGTTCTCTTCGATAAAATGCATGCTATGGGAACCTGCTGCCAGCTCAGTTGTAAACAGTACAAGCTGCGGGCTTTCACCGAATGCATTTTCCACAAATGCATATGTATTATTAAGCTCTGCACTTACCCTGTCACACATCTTCTCACGCTGACCGTTAAGCTGCTCAAACTCCGTCCTCACAAGCTCAAATGCACTGCCGGCATCCGCAGTCCCGTCCCCGGCAAGCTTTCGTGACATCTCCTCAAGTACATTTATCGTCTTAACCATGCTCTTATCATCATCAGAAGCATACAGGCCTGCCTCCTTCTTTCGTGTATAAGCAGCATTAACTGACTGTATGATATCTGCAAATATACTGATAGGCGGTCTGTCCGCAGTCTGCATATTTTTTCTGAATGTCTTAAGTGCATCAAAAACATTGTCGACTGTATTCTCAAGGATTGCATAATCCCTGAAACCTCTCGAAAGCCGTCCGAGCAGTATGCTTATAACACTCACCTTCTCATCAAACGGAGCCTCTGAAAGTCTCCTGTTAAGCATAGGATCAGCATGCCCTGCAAATATGCTTTCCATGTTATATGTCTTTTCGTATACATAATAAAGCTCAAGATAGTTGGCAAAGTCTGTTGCTGTTGCCGGGTCACATATGTACTCCCCGACTATCTCTTTATCAACCGCAAGTCCAAGCCTCTCATATGCATAGATCAGACACGACAGATCCTCCCAGCCTCTGGCTGTGACAAAATGCTTTCCGTCAACAGTTGTCTCTATCTTGTAAAAATTATCTCTTCTTGCGTCCAGATAAGATACGATGGCTCCGTGTATCCCCTGCATACGAGCATATTCACGCCACACATCATAATCAGGCTCAACATTAATCATCTTCACGCGGTCAAGCGTAACAACATCGAATTCCCGCACTGAGCGGTTATATTCCGCAGGGTTGCCTGCCGCAGCTATTATCCAGCCGGCAGGAACCTTTGCATTGCCAAAAGACTTTCCCTGAAGGAACTGAAGCATAACAGGTGCAAGAGTCTCCGACACACAGTTAATCTCGTCAATAAACAGAATACCTTCCTTAAGTCCGGTGCTCTCCATCCTGTCATATACAGCGGCAATAATCTCACTCATTGTATATTCAGTTACAGACTTTTCCTCTCCGCCATACATTTTCTTACTGATAAACGGAAGTCCCATCGCGCTCTGTCTTGTATGATGTGTCATCGTGTATGCCACAAGTCCGATATTGCATTCTCTTGCTGCCTGCTCCATAATCGCAGTTTTACCGATTCCGGGCGCTCCTATCAGAAGAACCGGGCGCTGTCTTATCGCAGGTATCAGGTACTCTCCCTCTTCGTCCTTCTGCAAATACGCTTTTACAGTGTTAACAATCTCTTCCTTAGCTCTTTTTATGTTCATAACTGCTCCAATCTCAACATTAAATCTCTTTTACAGTTCAACCTTTATTGCCCACGCCGGGACTGCCGGTCGCGCATCATCCTCTCCCGGGAATACGAATGCCGTCTTGTATGCCGGGCGTGCCTTCGGATATATTCCGTGCCCATCGGTAAAATACAGCATTCCCTGAAGATTATTAATCTCCTTTGAAGCAATAAGTCCTGCAACATATTCAAATGCAGGTCTGAAATCTGTTCCGCCGAAGCCCTTCACCTCAAAATTATCTTTAAACCTTGCCATGTCATTTCTGTTATTAATAACCGTATCCGACTGAATCCTGTTGTCACATTGTATTATATGAAGCCTTGTCCGGTCTGCAAATATGCCCTCTGTCATCAGCACCTCGAATGTCTCATCAAGGAATCTCTGGACTATACGCCCTGAGCATGAGCCTGATGTATCTATTACGATTACAAATTCTTCTATACGCAGCTCTTCCCTGTATTCAAGTTCTTCTATAAGCGGCATATTGTCGTACATCATCAGTCCGTAATTATAAAAGCCATAATCAAATGCATCCATGTCTATATGCATCTGTTCTTTTGCCGATGCAAATTTGCGGAGGAAGTCCCTGTATGACTGCTTATTCACAGTTCCCGGCTTCAGTGCCTTAATTATCCCCGCCATTCCGGTTCCCGCTGATGCAATAAGTCCTTCCATCTCACTGCCTGCCTGCCTTGCTGCCTTATCCCAGCGAATCTTCATCTGGCGGCACAATTCTGCAGTCAGCCGCTGCACGCTGCTGTTCTTATCCGAATTGTCATCACTACCCGTATCGCCAGTATCGCCAGTATCGCCAGTATCGTCAGTATCGTTGCTCCCATCGCGGTTATCATGCTTATCATCGCTATTATCACGATTTTCGTTATCATTATGTGAATACCAGTATTTGTGATCATCAACAGTAAATGTCCCTGCTGCTTCCCACACAGCCTGCTCCCCCCTGTCAAGGCTGTTCAGGTATTCATACACGTTGTTTGCGTCAAGAAGCGTCATATTATCGTTAAGCTTTTTGTATGCCTCCTCGCGCTGCAATGGCATAACCTGCATAACACATTTTAATGAAAGCGAATCAATTATTGATTCGACAGCCACGTCACATGCTATGTCCCACAATTCTTCGTTAAGCCCGGCCGGTCTTACAAACGGGTGGCTGAACATGCAGTGAAGAACCGTATGCAGATAAGCCCTGTTCAGCACAACCGGGCTTATCATGCTCTTCTGCCGGGTTATTACCGGATTATACAGAATATAGCTTCCGTCTGTCGCAATAAAATAATTGCTTCTGTCCTCTTTTGGCACAAGGCTGTTAAGCGGGAGGAACAGATATCTCATTGCAAGATATAATTCATTGCGCGCATCTGATATAAGTTCTCTGCTTACATCATCAGAATTCATATTTTTTTCTGCTCTGCTGCCATCTTCCCTTTTCATACTCAAGAAGTACTCCTACTGCTTTTATCATTCCCAAATCACGTGCCGTCTCAACTATTGCGCTGACCTCTTTGCGTTCACTGACAGCTATATCAAGAAGTGCCGTAAGATCCTCATAATCCTCAGCGCGCATCATTGACTTTGCTATATCCTCAAGTGCTGAATGTACATATGTCTTATACATATCATATGATTCTTCTGACAGCATATATGGATATCTGAGCCGCCAATAGGCAACTTTCCACGCTGATTCATTGACATCAATATTCTTTTCCACATTGAAAATGCGGTCGTACTGCACATAGTTGATATCACTGCCTCCTATGCATTCCCTGTAATGCACACCGGACCCGATTG
This genomic interval carries:
- a CDS encoding VWA-like domain-containing protein, yielding MKREDGSRAEKNMNSDDVSRELISDARNELYLAMRYLFLPLNSLVPKEDRSNYFIATDGSYILYNPVITRQKSMISPVVLNRAYLHTVLHCMFSHPFVRPAGLNEELWDIACDVAVESIIDSLSLKCVMQVMPLQREEAYKKLNDNMTLLDANNVYEYLNSLDRGEQAVWEAAGTFTVDDHKYWYSHNDNENRDNSDDKHDNRDGSNDTDDTGDTGDTGDTGSDDNSDKNSSVQRLTAELCRQMKIRWDKAARQAGSEMEGLIASAGTGMAGIIKALKPGTVNKQSYRDFLRKFASAKEQMHIDMDAFDYGFYNYGLMMYDNMPLIEELEYREELRIEEFVIVIDTSGSCSGRIVQRFLDETFEVLMTEGIFADRTRLHIIQCDNRIQSDTVINNRNDMARFKDNFEVKGFGGTDFRPAFEYVAGLIASKEINNLQGMLYFTDGHGIYPKARPAYKTAFVFPGEDDARPAVPAWAIKVEL